The genomic interval cggcagcgcgcccctgcgctgcgtcggcgctgcctacgagctccgggagaaggagctgggcaagctgcaccgcgcggccgccagcggcgacctggcgcgggtgcggcggcggcggtggctgccgagagtcggcctcgacgggcgggacaaggcgaagcggtgaggggcggcgggggggccggggcggcgcggggggtggggggggcggcggcgagggccgggctgctgcgtcggtgccggcgggggcggcggctggtgggttggagctggcgtgcagctggcaggagcgcctttgtgccgggaaggcagggccgtttgcttgggctggcgagggagtgcgggagggcagtcggccttgcgcgcgcggggtgggctcggggctcggggctcggggctcggaggccggttgcgtgtgtggccaggccggagcgggactttgttgctgggagcgtgacagggtcgagggggaaggtttctgctgtcgggtttggtaggtgttgtggagggcccttgggagcgagcgcgtgctggtgcttgctgcagcagtaaggccgggaagaggccagagggcgcgacttcccggcaaggccagcagcgaggggatgttctggtgttataaaaggcacgtgctgggcctgcggcccgctgctgtggcgtgagtggtcctggcagcaggtggaggttgccttgccgtaggctggaggtgcgcaagccttgctcttgcttgctgggctgcgtgcgtagtggtgttggaggcagggaggaggtgccagggcggagggcagcagttgcagagcggaagccggaggctggctgggagaaatggggggcctgggcgcagggatgcacgcgcagggaagggagcgcggagctgaggcaacgttgtcttcctaagtgggggctggggctggggctggggctggggctggggcggggaggggctttttcctagccccggcgtctcgggctttgggtgtgcagcggtcacccgcgtgacatgggcaggcgcggtctcttcagctgtctggcctgcgctaaggtaacatgctcaatttttaggacacctctgcatctggcttgcgctaacggacatgcggaggttgtcttgtacttagtagagaggaagtgcaagctaaatcctcgtgacaacttcaagagatcgccactgatgaaggtacgtgggtgctgcggtaggcagggcttctaaattgcgccccgagcgatcgagctcttgggtgattctggaggtaggtctgggtggagcttgtggtgcgctgggcgctggctaggcgtgcgttgcctaatgtttgggcgcgttattgttgtccgaggtcggcaagctgtgggaattctgccagagggaagcgtaattgctggcaacgtttccttgtttcccgtgtggttggcaggcagtgcagtgccagcacgaaggctgcgtcgccattctgctagcgcatggcgccgacgctaaccttgcggatgctaacggcaacactgcccttcacctggctgcccttgctcctaacacctgcctagcagggcagttactggcgcacaacgcccatcttgatgcgcagaataaggtaagcgtggaatttgggtcaggccgctcctgagaagaaaaagttgctttgcttctctgtgtttttctaactggagaggggcgttatgctttcagatgggatacacgcccctttctctggccgtgtccgcgcatcacgtagagatggtggagttcctgcttagcaaaggagccgacgtgcacgctcgagatcagtcggaaaggtgaagggtttgtcaaaacggggcgtgggtctcctgagcattggtgaagtttgcctggtctggccgggtagccgagggtgcttagcgggggagacgtttggcccagggacgtgctgcggccccttgcaacccgagttctcgtgggcttccgtgtggttggctttgctttcctcctggctgtaggaaagggggaggtgtaattgttttgggagcaaatagggatgaaaggaacgccagtgaaacgtcggtgtctcctgatagcttttgtctcgtcttgtggctgctttaggacccctctgatgcttgccgcctctgccggggacgtgagcatgatagaagttcttcttggctatggtgctgacctttgccagaaagacgttcttggatggacagcggaggcttatgctaggaggtctggacacactgggtaagtgctttaggtcacggtgagagtcgctaagcggtccgaatgtccgtgttggtgtgcggacgtgtttggtaagaggcgcaaggtttaatgatgcgtggagacctttgttgaaggtgggctcagtggaatcttccgggacgtagcgttccctgtgtcaagcgtgagttggggagttgaggaaagcttcccccgcaaatcgtcttgtttggtaagtggtgttatgcaaggatgtagttgattatagtgacagtgttccctttctttccgcacctccctagtgttagtgaacagctggcagaccgcgcagccgagaaaaacgtgggagaagcttgtgcaggcagcgcagaaagcacgccagtgcttagcactcgttgcgaggcaggagctgctgcgtttgcgttgggcacacctgctgcggacagaggaggtaggaggcttaactgtggaggagctgaggaggagaatgcctacggccttttcttgtggtggcttgtattgaagcttggcagggttccgtccctcttgcctgttgagtacccttgctagggacggagtagagacgcgctggtgatcctcctccgtgaggatagtcctttggttttgaggctggcttttggttttgggggtgatgggtgggaggctgggtagagcaggaaatacagcgtagtctctggcattttgaagcacaggttggcgggggtgggggtagaggcaaagagagcacgagagagagaccgatctctgcctgtgtggtatgaagagctcggcagtttgtttccttcttgtcctgttcaaccgctaccagcatttgctcgctgcctgctcacatagcatattcatgccatggcaggtttgaggtttggaacgttcgaaggaaagacaagggcggtgtggaattcttgtccttttttattttgcggggggtgggggggggcagcgagaattgagtaggatgggagaaattggtggtttggggcatgctttcgttcatgctgtctggcatgactgcttcactctagtctggcctgtagaattgtccgtgtaacatgcttgtctgcattgctgaaagtcgaaggtccgacatgctaagaattaatcctgtcaattaatatttgaacagtgagaggtggcttttcccacgaatacttcacgaggtgagcctcgaacagtagcttttgccaacgaccttaacctgccgaaaaagaggggagatttgagcgagacggtccttcttgcctttgcctttgcctttgaagagtgttggaggcagaggagagcgatgacagctgtcctgcttctgaggaagaaaaaagcagtttagctgccaaggtaaagtgcctccagaaggagaactgcccgtggagcgactcgtttgcagggcagagctgtctagatttgggcaaaagcgcgtgtccaggcagggtggttttctcctgccccgcggtctcctgcctgccagtctttcagctgcggtgagctgtttgctccaagccttgtagccgtccgtggcagagcatgcagcaggcttgcggttgcgggtgggaagagcagtaggtgacaagaaaagcgaccacatggttttcttcacctgagtcagagttctcgtcccaaagctgatcagcctctagatggcctgttcttttgtcctccaagccttgctgtttgtttccagtaactttggtgatagaattcaggctgatatggggaaaagggcacttgctgttcaagatctgctgcaatgcttcatctcctggctctcctttctttcgtccttgtcaggttgcccaagagtgcttgggggcggggggagtggctcaagagggtctttttttcctcctgggggatggcattgcgggcttgcatgggatctcacagcacctgtttccccttccttttgtttcttttgttttgttttggtttgtttttcagttgaggtgtgtggcattggggctgtgccatgatgaagaagctgaagaagccgagtgtggtgcaggaacgcaccccgtagtgctggagatgcaggcatgtttatttgcaacctggttgcccttgtctcagtggcctgtcagagagtgtggcagctgttgtgtgagaagagctagtgtggcatagtaagatgtgatggtggttggaggagtgaaagtgaggaaagagggggaggtgagactacggtagtttgagaagcaggcagctggtggtctcgtgagcccaagggagggggaaagggtgtgtgtgctgctggataaggtaacgtaggtgaaggcagagcctgactgtgtgcgggcagtgcttctcggggggctttatggaatgggagcaggacgttagtgacattaggtattgctgtgtacataaagacatctgcaggccttgtaaaagaggagcgagaaggtttttctctgtggctcgagagaggagaagtatttggcaaggtgtggatggcctgggcagaggctgctgtcctgggagtggcagcaagtggccttggagttgtatttctagagtcctactgcaagagagaaggttctggttctgtgcgtgcttggaagggctgctgctgctttgccgggttatgcagtgaaaggagcgtgtttgggacggtgcagccaagtactaaggacagcagcagagtgggtgtaggcttggagggagcgcagttgggggttggagagtggaagcgagggcccagggggaggtttgcctcaggttgttggagaagcaggcagctggcggtgtttgttggtgcaaaggaggggggaaggatgtgtgtgcggctgagtattgccgtgtaggggaagctggagtgtgggtagtgcttctcaggggctttaggggaagggagcagggcgtttgtgagcttcggcattgccgtcccttcacatacgttctcgtggaggctgcttgtttctgttctttctaagtgtgcgggccgatctcttttaggacgactcaccggaaaggaagggagaggaggctcctggtggtgcccaagtggcggctgctgcaggagcccctgctggtgtgagaggtgagtttctagacatggaggggctttgtttctctgctctttgggctgggtgaatgaactgaaatggcgatctgcctgtgagagggtagagcaggcaggtaggcgctgggcaggcaatggcggggagggggggagggaacgtagctggagggagatgttttgtggtagtgctagggaaggagggttgtttcttggtgacttcctgcgggtgggagggtgtttggctagtgctttgcgggtcgctcctgtagcgtgccgagggattgtgaagggccaactctggagctgtagtttggaggggagatgccgtcagagctgcgtagtcggcgactgtggcatggcagagtcttgtttggatgctcgccgagcatgtgttgggcgttcttggtaggggcgtgagctgtgctgctgggcttgggcctgtggtgctggcaagaaggcggcaggaagtggcgatggcgtggtggtgcggctgggggtgcaggcgcccttaaatgacgctgctttgtttttcctggggagtggaacggtttggtgtgtcctgggcgcagggcttgcgtgctggaggagagcaggagagggaaagaaggagcggtggtgtgtcatttgtggcttcctttgcaggtgttgcgtcgtccgcaggagcggagcaggaggacgagagcgactctccctgggattccgaggtgcttggtgtgaggggcgcagtgggttgcccgaggggggaagtgcgcgggagcttgccttggacgtgggccctagcagggatgaggctcagttgccgcttgtggtggctgcgccacaggtttgttcctgtgacctggagccgcttgtgctctgtgcaagcggtttggtgaggactgtgcctaagtggggtgtgctaatgtcctgggagtggcagcaagtggcctttgagttgtatttctagagtcctactgcaagagagaaggttctggttctgtgcgtgcttggaagggctgctgctgctttgccaggttatgcagtgaaaggagcgtgtttgggacggtgcagccaagtactaaggacagcagcagagtgggtgtaggcttggagggagcgcagttgggggttctgaaagggctgttctacttccagagcctgcgttccttgacggcctgccaaagtcccgaagcagcagtgaatctgcaggtaatgcttgagcgacaatccgagttgtgcttgggtagtcctgcatttgaaatgcagtttgtgggtgaagcgtttctggagattgcttgcaccactctctgcttgtttgtgttctcgctcacctaggtgtctgcaaaggagggaggagagcgtgaaggacgcgaggctgctgcaacacagactgattttcagtgtgacggacaggtgaggagctgtgttgaagagctgtggagatgttagcctagagcgaggtgttattgccaaaagagcgcaggcggaagaccgcagagagtggcagatgtgaaatatactttagatgtatgttatctttgggctccctctgaagaaggctgtcgtgagtgaaaagaaggtggtagtgcatgttcgtgccctttttgtgaggctcacggcacaatctttccttaggcgatggccgcagagctgccggcggaggttgctgaagctcctggaaagcagttgcttccagaaggttcacttgaagttccaaaggtttcctgcggtgagctgcagggagacaagttgcggttgcaagaggaactggccagggtgaaagccaaggtaggcaaagcctgtagcggcctgcatgactgtgaggaggtggttttcccctgtaaacgatggggaaaagcccttgttgaggctgtagggtagtagtgcagtggtgtcccttctgttgccttcccttcttcccgccgctgccccatggtggcaaacagaccaagcgcgtcagggagctgccctttcaagcgtgaggggccaagcagtgtgttgggggtcacacctacccacgaggaggctgctcaagcagcttgttgtctctccgaacccgcctgagctttgaggtggacctgaaggtgacagtgggtgagctccgggtgccctgagagtgctgcgtgttttcctgttgaggctgttgtactctttctctatatttggctgtgtgtgtagagctttggttccttctttgtagctggtcaaatgcctgcgaaggtgacagtctgtgttctggggggggggcagcacttgaaagggtgcgatccttcttcatggtttgcgctcgcacacgcagcgctggttgctaggtggggtttttgcactgtatacgggaagcagcatgtcaggcaggtgctgtgacttgtcctgttccctgactgtaggaggaacttgacctcctaacctagctgcccggagaaggccgtgggttggccctagtgctgagctttttctgtagaaaacatcttggccatcttgtggctgcatgatgcaaatgtgccgcaaagtgctatagttcctgcagggccctggggatgaacctgtagttagtaagcattaggatcccgaaatgctaattcacttccaagttgtttttggagagagctacgttcagagctactgacttgctttccgttcactacgcccaccgctgccaccaacgcaagtacggagttgaaggaaggagtgtagggaccggctttccaccatttgtgtaagaataaggtatagcagcgtgggcagcgttggactagaagtctttgtgattgtggtcgttatcctggagttgggaagtgccagcaggagaagggagagcctttgcagtaatgcttcccgtgggggagcgagcagctggatgctaggagcgtcccgagtcacgggaaggagtaggattggtgttgcagctgcgtttgggcagctggtaggaaattgagatggggatgggagaggccggtatgaaagcggaaggagcaacgtggttttggagagtcgaagcagtggagtcgtctgtctgaaagcgaagctgactagcgtgggtcctgactagcgtggttttacagttgcaggcgttggaagagcagcatgttcaggctgagcgttgtgttcaggatttgaagacggccctggcagagaaacagagggaagcgacagcttcttcccggcaactgcaagaccttctggaagcctctttgggaggcgttagcctaaaagacctggaggaacgagtgggacggtaaggaagtggcacagtgaagcaaggctttgctttgtgggctggtgtaatagcagcaggatggccttgttgcatctcagcaagtcagtacacgattttgggagaggcttttgctttggactgtgtgatttggcgctgttgtgccagtgttggtgctcctgtggatttccataacgaggcctgtgtttcttttcaagacttgaactggaaaacgcccggctggaagacacagggcagcagcaggcagctagactcgaagctcttcagaaagagctgcacgcctctgcctctgtaagctagtcatagccttcctgtttcatgagctactgtgcgcagttgtgtgtgtatgtatgcgggggcgttttcggaagagattttcctggggagcctcggggaaatcattccctgcaggctgcaggcgatcggctgctgttggtccgctcgcaggctttctggttttgtgtgctactctgctgagtcttacttaacagtgtttgaggtaagggcacttacggcacttgtgcgccggtgtgaatggttgctgctttgtaccggttgtggtgcttaagccgtgtggcagcagcacttcagctgttgccgccttaaaggcgttctgcaagtgaacttgtggaacgtccttggtgccaagcacgtcgttgccaagtcttaagcggcctcctcaggctgtgccaggaattccatttgccgctggtcgctgaagatccccctggagctttaaattaagctgtgctctgcccggatggggatacctaagtaccgtcggctattagcggagggcctgaggaaggtgttctccagtgtgcgtggcacctttgcccccgtgagcccctcgctagtagcgggtggtctttgctttagtgggggtcggggggagggtggtgtggggggagagaggggtggcaggcaccagtttctgtccctcggtcttagcctgggtggtggaaatattgaagtgctgcagtttgcgtgggattctgtcccctggagttgtggggccggccctcggctagcagagagagatgtcctgccgcacctttgtgaggaaggctgtgcgcacctagtgcttctaggtgccgtgagtgagtcgtgtgtgccatttcttcttcctgtccggaaagcgtgagagcggaagaaagccagggaaggagctggcagagtggaaacaacccgcagaagcccgcctggaggaagaaatgaagaaaaacgttgcactgcagaaagaatgcaacaggtacagccgttgagtacttgtaagagctgtcgaatgagcggggagtcaggcgttatgtaccttgcccctgagactccgagtacgtatctgttggtgagcgagctcaaggcttgcgttaggtcttgcaagtggcttctgtaggggagcgtgcggttttaggtaggtggaagtgcaggcaggagggcagttgtcctgggaagagagggagggcgggagggcaggaagaagtcgcttgtgtcttgtgcctgttgtcaggcagagggagaagcttcaagggagcagatgaaatgttgactgggcaagtgatgtgtgggaggggaatgatgtgggtgggtgggttggtgtggtgttttggcttggtgtcttgttctggaagtcctggcctgtccgccatggtacaaatgaagtaagccccgcaccgtatgcgtggtgcttagggaagtgcatgcgtaaaggcggactgtgcttgggcttcctactttacttgctaatgtgctgtgcaggtcgaagaggcttctggagaaagctatgaagaaagtgagggcgtatgagaggcgggcgcgagagtcccagatgaatttcccgggcgaaagggaggacccgtgttcgggaaggggcagagaagttgctaaattacgaacaaaggtgagctttggctggcttgttgtggtgcttgttttggaaagctgtaagattcttttcctggctgttgggttgtggtgttaattatgtggtggccgtgttttgaaaagaacggctgtctcttatggtccctgaaaaagcctgtgtaatcctttgggaagtgaagaggcgttgcgatagcggggcacttgtgagcctgggcctttctgggcgagagcccagcttgaaagcttgaggccctggcagcatctttgaggtctgacagatgaatttgtgctctggaagaccggtaagtaggaccattataagcctaaccacagtatgaaaggcaaggacatcggaagcataggtgtgagaggtgtggaaaaggtgcgtttctgcggagagaagacgacgacgacgacgacggcggcagagttttagttgacctttggggcctactgaaaccctggcacttctttgttgattgtcttctaaactcaaacctgtgtgtgtgtgtgtgtgcgtgtatgtagaaagagataatcatttctgtttcctctttcctgaagcttcaggtataccactgtaaacaagtgaataccttgtgattattgtatattgttgtcaatatgattacagttgttatcgttcccgttcattagttcattacactcggttacttacctgttacaatagtaaactcattcctaaggagtagggacacctacactaccagccgaccctgtttagtgtcgggagcccgccgaattaccttaccagggcaaaatgcctctcaactggttcggtcgttctgcggaggcctcccggcacaaagggacacgctcggtggattgtcacagaactgcgtacgcttagacctctgggtctgcttaggtgagtgagtcctttccctgtgtgcaggtccgtgagctgtgctgctccctggaggcagagcggaggaagtcgaggcagctagagaaagcaaacgaaggtgcgcgagaagagttggcttggctgcatgggagccgtgacaaactgcggaagagcaagcggcagctggaagaagaggtggttgcgctgaggtgtcgcttagaggccaagatgagggatcagaggcacagagaagaggataaaagggagattgagcaaaaggctgggcaagagctaaggcaaaaactacaggaagtcaatctctttctgcaggtgagctcccttaccgctagtacgcgcagtccgtttgtggcttgtcattcattctttactgttgtcatttctcggtatgttatgcttgtgccggtcagtgctgtggggtcatgggctcgttatagcttcaggaggttgctgaagggtgcgagcttgttggatgcttgtcctcaggcattctgagatgtggtgaataatcttctttacgcacctcggtcactggcgaatctgtaacagcgccaagaaagacgagaattgcaagtggactagtgtcttagagagacagaggtggcttagtactagctctgattcaaaacaaaacaaagcaaagcaaaaagttgcgctgagagagccggtttctttctgaaccaaaaggatgatgtaatggggtgcttttgggttttgcccttgattgtagagggcagtgaggaggcccagttggctccctgggtgaggttgtgctcttcaaagtgggtgtgtgaaagggcctggggggaatgatctctttttctttcctgggggttgaaactgcattatctgcttcagacacaggcagccgcccaggaccgagcggaacaactaagagccgcttctgcagcttccgcggtaggccgactgcagcagagagttaggcatttagaatatgaattggctctcacaaaacgcctgcagtgagagagcgctaacgagaggcttgcggaagctgctgctgctgcgcaatgctatgagccctgcagaagccactctctggcaacgaacccggtgggcagcgcttcctctgtgacggagagagtggaagctcatatggctgaggtaaggcattgggaatacctgttattctcaagctgaaaatgagcatccgttcctagctccaccgcgcccaatctaggagtctagacacgcctgctgaccctcagagcgctgcaacctcggcaaaagctctggtccgggcgcgccccagaattagcagtccgtgtgacggcatgttcctcacagcgtggtgagcagcgtgccctgaggtttgggaagcgcatgccgagagtggggcaagggagcacgtgattcttcacaaaatgccgtgatccgttcccgcctttgcacagagtgggggtgtggagaagctctcgagttggggattgctttgtgagacggttaatgccatagagtaatgggaacgctgggccttggtggacaaagactttctctgtagtgggggtgatgtttccagtgtttattcccatgttgcagttggcttgagaagctaatgctacaagaatgtagctactgaggccttaagggtatcttgtctgtacttgcaggtgcggcgggaatggtcaaaaatatcgctgaagaacttgagcaaggtaatctgtcaggatctgttagcggtgttaccaaggaagaggacggttcctccattttgaacacaactactggaaagctgccaagctcctgtgctaagcacagttgttttctactagctttccaacctagagctctgcgaggcaacttgctgcttatgcaaataatagtcgtacagagtcgtatgcagttgcctttagatcacagagaggaaaagcggcctatgcgcacgttcagcccctgcccccgagccctgagcaattccacctcttcaggataattgtttctccagagttgtggcttggcggtgactgggcctgttgcaaagcaggtagcccctgagagcaattccttctgtcccagtagcctttactctcctagcgagtggccagccgttgcgctagagctctttccgtttgctaggacggacacaaatccgtggcattgaatccgtttgcattgtgactggagttgcctgtctcctgggagtaataaggtttgtttgctttggggaccttttcctactgcaacactaacatagggcattttctcccctcccgctctcgccccgccccttccccagcaatggctgagctgaacattggatcggctggagcttctccctgggcatctactgaaggatcttcagaaaacgtagaccaggagccgctttccagggcaacgcaagagtgccgcgatgttttgacagccccgttccagagagctaagagtggttatcctgagactactacctcctgacagagggactcgcgttaccaggctgtgaggaaaagcaacccttgcca from Struthio camelus isolate bStrCam1 chromosome 1, bStrCam1.hap1, whole genome shotgun sequence carries:
- the LOC138065747 gene encoding ankyrin repeat domain-containing protein 7-like; this translates as EKELGKLHRAAASGDLARVRRRRWLPRVGLDGRDKAKRTPLHLACANGHAEVVLYLVERKCKLNPRDNFKRSPLMKAVQCQHEGCVAILLAHGADANLADANGNTALHLAALAPNTCLAGQLLAHNAHLDAQNKMGYTPLSLAVSAHHVEMVEFLLSKGADVHARDQSERTPLMLAASAGDVSMIEVLLGYGADLCQKDVLGWTAEA